From Klebsiella electrica, the proteins below share one genomic window:
- a CDS encoding amino acid ABC transporter permease, with protein sequence MATFTDWDIIRNLLLAGRWTVLLSLVAFLGGALVTLPLLLLRLTGGRQVKRLIRGYIELFQGTPLLMQLFLAFFGVALFGIDVSPWTAASMALTFYTSAFLLDIWFGSIRALPKGQWEASRCLGLNFAQTLFRVIAPQALRIAIAPTVGFAVQVVKGTALASIIGFVELTKAGTMLTNVTYQPFKVFALVALGYFILCYPLSRYSRYLENKFNASHHH encoded by the coding sequence ATGGCCACCTTTACTGACTGGGACATTATTCGCAATCTGCTGCTGGCCGGACGCTGGACGGTACTGCTGTCGCTGGTGGCGTTTCTCGGCGGCGCGCTGGTGACGTTGCCGCTGCTGCTGCTGCGCCTGACCGGCGGACGCCAGGTCAAGCGCCTGATCCGCGGTTATATCGAACTGTTTCAGGGGACGCCGCTGCTGATGCAGCTGTTTCTGGCTTTCTTCGGCGTGGCGCTGTTCGGCATCGATGTTTCGCCGTGGACCGCCGCGTCGATGGCGCTGACCTTCTACACCAGCGCCTTTTTACTCGATATCTGGTTCGGCAGCATCCGTGCGTTGCCGAAAGGGCAGTGGGAAGCATCGCGTTGCCTGGGGCTGAATTTCGCCCAGACGCTGTTTCGCGTCATTGCGCCGCAGGCGCTGCGTATCGCCATTGCGCCCACCGTGGGGTTCGCGGTGCAGGTGGTGAAAGGCACCGCGCTGGCGTCGATTATCGGCTTCGTCGAGCTGACCAAAGCCGGCACGATGCTGACCAACGTCACCTATCAGCCATTTAAAGTCTTTGCGCTGGTGGCGCTGGGCTACTTCATTCTGTGTTACCCGCTGTCCCGCTACAGCCGCTATCTGGAGAATAAATTCAATGCCTCTCATCACCATTAA
- a CDS encoding phytanoyl-CoA dioxygenase family protein, which yields MEHQSAVYLDALGANIALSDKMKLELDTLGYTVVHHLADPAWLAAMRELIDVLVESEGDNLAMEHHQEATATRIANLVNKGVIWEKVWSHPLVLSACRYIFQGDFKVSSLNAREALVNGGHQPLHADWKKPRPDFPKVHLVNTIWAIDDLSAENGAPRIIPGTHLRPELPEEVLSDPELPHPEEVVFAAPAGSVMIYNAHTWHGGTCNTTGSRRRVLHGLYIDRQDNAQQDQRRWLKPETASRLTPAQKWLLDVE from the coding sequence ATGGAACATCAATCTGCTGTCTATCTGGATGCCCTTGGCGCCAACATCGCCTTATCCGATAAAATGAAACTGGAGCTGGATACGCTTGGCTACACCGTGGTGCATCATCTGGCCGACCCGGCGTGGCTGGCGGCGATGCGCGAGCTCATCGACGTGCTTGTCGAGAGCGAAGGGGACAACCTGGCCATGGAACACCATCAGGAGGCGACTGCAACGCGGATTGCCAATCTGGTGAATAAAGGGGTGATTTGGGAGAAGGTGTGGTCTCATCCGCTGGTGCTGTCGGCCTGCCGCTATATTTTTCAGGGCGACTTTAAAGTGTCCAGTCTGAATGCGCGCGAGGCGCTGGTTAACGGCGGCCACCAGCCGCTACACGCCGACTGGAAAAAACCGCGTCCCGATTTTCCCAAAGTGCATCTGGTGAATACCATTTGGGCGATCGATGATTTAAGCGCTGAGAATGGCGCTCCGCGAATTATTCCCGGCACGCATCTACGTCCGGAGCTGCCCGAAGAGGTCCTGAGCGACCCGGAACTGCCGCACCCGGAGGAGGTGGTATTTGCCGCCCCGGCGGGAAGCGTGATGATTTATAACGCACATACCTGGCACGGCGGAACCTGTAATACCACCGGCAGCAGAAGACGGGTGCTGCACGGTTTATACATCGACCGTCAGGACAATGCGCAGCAGGACCAGCGGCGCTGGTTAAAGCCGGAAACAGCCAGCCGCCTGACGCCGGCGCAAAAATGGCTGCTGGATGTGGAGTAA
- a CDS encoding amino acid ABC transporter ATP-binding protein, producing the protein MPLITINQMQKYYGDNHVLKGVDLDIEMGEVISIIGRSGSGKSTLLRCINGLEGYQDGSIKLGGMTITDRDSQAREISRSVGMVFQNFNLFPHMTALENVMLAPRRVLKKSAAECRELAQRMLEKVGLGDRLDYYPSSLSGGQQQRVAIARALAMSPKVLLCDEITSALDPELVGEVLKVLEQLAAEGMTLILVTHEMNFAREVGDRVVFMHQGRVWEQGDSKTLFANPQTNELKQFISSVRGLN; encoded by the coding sequence ATGCCTCTCATCACCATTAATCAGATGCAGAAGTACTACGGCGACAACCACGTGCTGAAAGGTGTCGATCTGGACATCGAGATGGGCGAGGTGATTTCGATTATTGGCCGTAGCGGCTCGGGGAAAAGCACGCTGCTGCGCTGCATCAACGGGCTGGAAGGTTATCAGGATGGCAGCATCAAACTGGGGGGCATGACCATCACCGACCGCGATTCGCAGGCCCGCGAGATCAGCCGTTCCGTCGGGATGGTGTTCCAGAACTTTAACCTGTTTCCGCACATGACCGCGCTGGAAAACGTGATGCTGGCGCCGCGACGGGTGCTGAAAAAAAGCGCCGCCGAATGTCGTGAGCTGGCGCAGCGAATGCTGGAGAAGGTCGGTCTTGGCGATCGGCTGGACTATTATCCTTCCAGTCTCTCCGGTGGCCAGCAGCAGCGGGTGGCGATTGCCCGCGCGCTGGCGATGTCGCCAAAGGTGTTACTGTGTGACGAGATTACCTCGGCGTTGGATCCTGAACTGGTGGGTGAAGTGCTCAAGGTGCTTGAGCAACTGGCCGCCGAGGGTATGACGCTGATTCTCGTCACCCATGAAATGAATTTTGCCCGTGAAGTGGGCGATCGGGTGGTGTTTATGCATCAGGGACGGGTCTGGGAACAGGGCGACAGTAAAACGCTGTTTGCCAACCCGCAGACCAATGAACTGAAGCAGTTTATCTCCTCCGTTCGCGGCCTGAATTAA
- a CDS encoding amino acid ABC transporter permease, which translates to MTEQLHFSALWPHWPELLAGLWVTIQLTVMATVGGLAIGIFGAAIRSGRPSWFSRIWGGYVELIRNTPFVVQLFFIVFGLPNLGLKMTAGEAALLAMVVNLGAYSTEIVRAGIQVTPKGQWEAGRVLGLSRTQTFIRVVLPPALQRIYPALVSQCIIVMLGSSVVSQVSYEELTFAANLIQSRTFLSFEVYLVTTGIYLALSITMRQLLMAAGRKWLGVQA; encoded by the coding sequence ATGACGGAACAACTTCATTTTTCTGCGCTCTGGCCGCACTGGCCGGAGCTGCTGGCCGGGCTGTGGGTGACCATTCAGCTAACGGTTATGGCAACGGTCGGCGGTCTGGCTATCGGTATTTTCGGCGCCGCCATTCGCAGCGGGCGGCCATCGTGGTTCAGTCGGATTTGGGGCGGTTATGTGGAGCTTATCCGCAACACGCCGTTCGTGGTCCAGCTGTTTTTTATCGTCTTTGGGCTGCCTAACCTCGGGCTCAAGATGACGGCGGGCGAAGCCGCGCTGCTGGCGATGGTGGTCAACCTGGGCGCCTACAGTACCGAGATAGTCCGCGCCGGGATCCAGGTGACGCCAAAAGGCCAGTGGGAGGCCGGACGCGTGCTGGGGCTGAGCCGCACGCAGACTTTTATCCGGGTGGTGTTGCCGCCTGCGCTACAGCGGATTTACCCGGCGCTGGTCAGTCAGTGCATTATCGTGATGCTGGGATCGTCGGTGGTTTCTCAGGTCTCTTATGAAGAGCTGACCTTTGCCGCCAACCTGATCCAGTCGCGGACGTTTCTGAGCTTTGAGGTCTATCTGGTGACGACGGGGATCTACTTAGCGCTGTCGATAACAATGCGTCAGCTGCTGATGGCGGCAGGGCGGAAATGGCTGGGGGTGCAGGCATGA
- the hpxK gene encoding allantoate amidohydrolase, with amino-acid sequence MNQSARQQAEMMAAAERVMARADALAAISETAEGLTRVYLSPQHLQANQQVARWMTQAGMTVWQDSVGNICGRYEGEQEGAPAILLGSHLDTVRNAGRYDGMLGVLTAIDVVENLHQQGRRLAKAIEIVGFCDEEGTRFGITLLGSRGLTGSWPESWLTQTDAQGISVAQAMVQAGLDPARVSLAARPTADIAGYLELHIEQGPRLEQAELALGVVEAINGARRLNCRFTGEAGHAGTVPMSQRRDALAAAAEWMVLIEATTRQHGGDLVATVGTLRCAPGAVNVIPGEVALTLDIRGPQDGTLDALLTTLLDAAQTIAARRHLHFAAETFYHIAATACDRRLQTVLTQAVNEVQGRSLSLPSGAGHDAIAIAERWPVGMLFVRCKGGISHHPAESVTVDDVALAIAAFRRATQALAEKA; translated from the coding sequence ATGAATCAATCAGCACGCCAGCAGGCGGAGATGATGGCGGCCGCGGAGCGGGTGATGGCCCGCGCCGATGCGCTGGCTGCGATCAGCGAAACGGCCGAAGGACTGACCCGGGTGTATCTGTCGCCGCAGCATTTGCAGGCCAATCAGCAGGTGGCGCGCTGGATGACGCAGGCGGGCATGACCGTCTGGCAGGATAGCGTCGGCAACATTTGCGGGCGTTATGAAGGCGAACAGGAGGGGGCGCCGGCCATTCTGCTGGGGTCTCATCTGGATACGGTACGCAATGCCGGGCGCTATGACGGCATGCTGGGGGTGCTCACGGCGATTGATGTGGTGGAAAACCTGCATCAGCAGGGGCGTCGTCTGGCGAAAGCGATAGAGATTGTCGGTTTCTGCGATGAGGAGGGGACCCGTTTCGGGATTACGTTGCTGGGCAGCCGTGGCCTGACGGGAAGCTGGCCGGAGAGCTGGCTGACGCAGACCGATGCGCAAGGGATAAGCGTAGCGCAGGCGATGGTGCAGGCCGGGCTTGACCCTGCGCGAGTCAGCCTGGCGGCGCGCCCGACGGCGGATATCGCCGGCTATCTGGAGCTGCACATCGAGCAGGGGCCGCGTCTTGAACAAGCGGAGCTGGCGCTCGGGGTGGTGGAGGCGATCAACGGTGCCCGCCGCCTGAACTGCCGCTTTACCGGCGAAGCGGGCCATGCCGGAACGGTGCCGATGAGCCAGCGTCGGGATGCGCTGGCCGCCGCCGCCGAATGGATGGTGCTCATTGAGGCGACCACCCGGCAGCACGGGGGAGACCTGGTGGCTACGGTGGGGACGCTGCGCTGCGCCCCGGGTGCGGTTAACGTCATTCCCGGCGAGGTGGCGCTGACTCTGGATATTCGTGGCCCGCAGGATGGCACGCTTGATGCGCTGCTCACCACGCTGCTGGACGCCGCGCAGACGATAGCCGCCCGTCGCCATCTGCACTTTGCCGCCGAAACGTTCTATCACATCGCCGCAACCGCCTGCGATCGGCGGTTGCAGACGGTGTTGACGCAAGCCGTCAACGAGGTTCAGGGGCGCTCGCTGTCCCTGCCGAGCGGCGCCGGGCATGATGCGATCGCCATCGCCGAACGTTGGCCGGTAGGCATGTTGTTTGTGCGCTGCAAAGGCGGCATCAGCCACCATCCCGCCGAGTCCGTTACCGTCGACGATGTGGCATTGGCTATTGCGGCATTTCGCCGCGCGACGCAGGCGCTGGCCGAAAAGGCTTAA
- a CDS encoding pyridoxal-phosphate-dependent aminotransferase family protein: MDIAQFSQLNPPPRLLMGPGPINADPRVLRAMSSQLIGQYDPAMTHYMNEVMALYRGVFRTENRWTMLVDGTSRAGIEAILVSAIRPGDKVLVPVFGRFGHLLCEIARRCRAEVHTIEVPWGEVFTPDQVEDAIKRVRPRLLLTVQGDTSTTMLQPLAELGDICRRHEVLFYTDATASLAGNPLETDAWGLDAVSAGMQKCLGGPSGTSPITLSARMEAVIRRRKCVEEGIRTDAHLDGVDEMVYSNYFDLGMVMDYWGPERLNHHTEATSALFGARECARLILQEGLDQGIARHKLHGDALLKGIQAMGLETFGDLKHKMNNVLGVVIPQGVNGDQVRKLMLEDFGIEIGTSFGPLHGKVWRIGTMGYNARKDCVLTTLSALESVLNYLKFSTTQGAAMQAAWDHYDSESAR; encoded by the coding sequence ATGGATATCGCTCAATTTTCGCAACTCAACCCGCCGCCGCGCCTGCTGATGGGGCCGGGGCCGATTAACGCCGACCCGCGCGTGCTGCGCGCCATGTCGAGCCAGCTGATTGGTCAGTACGATCCGGCGATGACCCACTATATGAATGAGGTCATGGCGCTGTACCGCGGGGTGTTCCGTACCGAAAACCGCTGGACGATGCTGGTGGACGGCACCTCGCGCGCGGGAATCGAAGCGATTCTGGTGTCGGCTATTCGTCCCGGCGATAAGGTGCTGGTGCCGGTATTCGGCCGTTTCGGCCATCTGCTGTGCGAAATCGCCCGCCGCTGTCGCGCCGAGGTTCACACCATTGAGGTCCCGTGGGGCGAAGTCTTCACCCCCGACCAGGTGGAAGACGCCATCAAACGCGTGCGCCCGCGCCTGCTGCTGACGGTGCAGGGCGATACCTCGACCACTATGCTCCAGCCGCTGGCGGAGCTGGGTGATATCTGCCGTCGTCACGAGGTGCTGTTTTACACCGACGCGACCGCCTCGCTGGCCGGTAACCCCCTGGAGACCGATGCCTGGGGGCTGGATGCGGTATCGGCGGGGATGCAGAAATGCCTCGGCGGCCCGTCTGGCACCTCGCCGATTACCCTCAGCGCGCGCATGGAGGCGGTGATTCGCCGCCGCAAATGCGTGGAGGAGGGGATCCGTACCGACGCCCATCTTGATGGCGTGGATGAGATGGTTTACTCCAACTACTTCGACCTCGGTATGGTGATGGACTACTGGGGGCCGGAACGCCTGAATCACCACACCGAAGCCACATCGGCGCTGTTCGGCGCCCGCGAATGCGCGCGCCTGATTCTGCAGGAGGGGCTGGATCAGGGGATTGCCCGGCACAAGCTGCATGGCGATGCGCTGCTCAAAGGCATTCAGGCGATGGGGCTGGAGACCTTCGGCGACCTGAAACATAAGATGAACAACGTGCTCGGCGTCGTGATTCCGCAGGGCGTCAACGGTGACCAGGTCCGCAAGCTGATGCTGGAAGATTTTGGTATTGAGATTGGCACCTCCTTTGGCCCGCTGCATGGCAAAGTGTGGCGCATCGGCACTATGGGCTATAACGCGCGGAAAGATTGCGTGCTGACCACGCTCAGCGCTCTGGAGTCGGTACTGAATTACCTGAAATTCTCTACCACCCAGGGGGCGGCGATGCAGGCGGCGTGGGATCACTATGACAGCGAGAGTGCGCGATGA
- a CDS encoding helix-turn-helix transcriptional regulator, giving the protein MIEDLPDILNRLINQKDRLRVRFPEPDISLPELAYQVAFPRLEIVLEGELRENGLPLSDMRLVTSQVLYVPAGKWTCPQWTGPASTLSILFGRQKLGFCIQRWDGKQLRTEKQSVARLGPRVGSYLLLALNEICLQPDPVTARLVVSALLSHCLEQLVGLEMRVSRSRDLFMAVQDYLEENLSQPLTRESVAKRFHITPNYLSHIFQKSGSVGFNEYLTRVRLEQAKKLLRGYDLKVKEIAHNCGFVDSNYFCRVFKRYTERSPSEYRRHCRSAQQG; this is encoded by the coding sequence ATGATTGAAGATCTGCCGGATATTTTAAATCGTCTGATCAATCAGAAAGACAGGCTGCGGGTCAGGTTCCCGGAACCGGATATTTCGCTCCCGGAACTGGCCTATCAGGTCGCATTTCCACGTCTGGAAATTGTGCTGGAGGGGGAGCTTCGGGAGAACGGCTTACCCTTGTCCGATATGCGGCTGGTAACATCGCAAGTGCTTTATGTACCGGCGGGAAAATGGACCTGTCCGCAGTGGACCGGTCCGGCATCGACCTTAAGTATTTTATTCGGCAGGCAAAAACTGGGGTTTTGCATCCAGCGCTGGGACGGCAAACAGCTGCGAACGGAGAAGCAAAGCGTCGCCCGCCTGGGGCCGCGCGTAGGCTCTTATCTGCTGCTGGCGCTGAACGAAATATGTCTGCAGCCAGACCCGGTCACCGCCCGGCTTGTGGTGTCGGCGCTGCTGAGTCACTGCCTTGAACAGCTGGTCGGACTGGAGATGCGGGTCAGCCGCAGCCGCGATCTGTTTATGGCGGTACAGGATTATCTGGAGGAGAATCTCAGCCAGCCATTAACCCGCGAATCGGTGGCGAAACGTTTTCATATCACGCCAAACTACCTGTCGCACATTTTTCAGAAATCAGGTTCCGTCGGCTTTAACGAATACCTGACCCGCGTGCGGCTGGAGCAGGCCAAAAAACTGCTGCGGGGCTACGATTTAAAAGTCAAAGAGATTGCCCACAACTGCGGTTTTGTCGACAGCAACTATTTTTGCCGGGTGTTTAAACGCTACACCGAACGCTCGCCTTCCGAATATCGCCGCCACTGCCGCAGCGCGCAGCAGGGATAG
- a CDS encoding [formate-C-acetyltransferase]-activating enzyme, with the protein MTLSTAPRINCDVIETRADRARIFNLQRYSLNDGRGIRTIVFFKGCPHTCPWCANPESLSPKIETVRRESRCLHCARCQQDVEECPSGAWEQIGRDVTQEALLKEVLKDEVFFRASGGGVTLSGGEVLMQAGFATRFLRTLRQWGIHTAIETAGDATFSRIYPLAQACDEVLFDLKIIDPGQARKLLAMDLPRVLENFRRLVENGVHVIPRVPLIPGFTLCEKNFSQILSFLAPFALPDIHLLPFHQYGEPKYSLLGKRWAMATVEAPSAAEINRFTIMAEQAGFRVTVGG; encoded by the coding sequence ATGACATTATCCACCGCACCACGCATCAACTGTGACGTTATCGAGACGCGCGCCGACCGGGCGCGCATTTTCAATCTCCAGCGCTACTCGTTGAACGATGGCCGGGGGATCAGAACCATCGTCTTTTTTAAAGGCTGCCCGCACACCTGTCCGTGGTGCGCCAACCCGGAATCCCTCTCGCCCAAAATTGAAACCGTGCGTCGGGAAAGCCGCTGCCTCCACTGCGCGCGCTGCCAGCAGGACGTCGAAGAGTGCCCTTCCGGCGCATGGGAGCAGATTGGCCGCGATGTTACTCAGGAAGCGTTGCTCAAAGAGGTCCTGAAAGATGAGGTTTTTTTTCGCGCCTCAGGCGGCGGCGTGACGCTATCGGGCGGAGAGGTGCTCATGCAGGCCGGGTTTGCCACCCGCTTCTTACGCACCTTGCGCCAGTGGGGGATCCACACGGCGATAGAAACGGCGGGCGACGCCACCTTCAGCCGCATTTATCCTCTTGCCCAGGCGTGCGACGAAGTGCTGTTTGATCTGAAAATCATCGATCCCGGGCAGGCGAGAAAACTGCTTGCCATGGATCTCCCTCGGGTGCTGGAAAATTTCCGCCGGCTGGTGGAAAATGGCGTTCACGTCATCCCCAGGGTGCCGCTCATTCCTGGCTTTACCCTGTGTGAAAAGAACTTCAGCCAGATTCTCTCCTTCCTGGCACCGTTTGCGCTGCCTGACATTCATCTGCTGCCGTTTCATCAATATGGCGAGCCGAAATACTCGCTGCTCGGCAAGCGATGGGCGATGGCAACGGTCGAGGCGCCATCGGCAGCAGAAATTAACCGATTCACTATCATGGCTGAACAAGCTGGTTTTCGCGTAACTGTCGGCGGCTAA
- a CDS encoding GGDEF domain-containing protein produces MLNSEKNININAQSSRSWMNLFPALLVIIAVSTLCVVISKPLASWDLIFTNAGLYIDLLALLFLVFMLWISAKVRMSHVAVNWVRNGLLLWIAGGTFDFMDEIFVQPRWMGYYCEDLLRLSGMLMTTIGIYKIIERINVLYVDARSQSLKDELTQLPNRRFFIDTIREKQGHQLALMILDIDFFKKINDTYGHLVGDEVLFALGKQLAKLTSDKILPSRIGGEEFAIIVDGMSAEEVRELAQSILENVRSILINRDYPLSVSIGVGMREKDEPQDVFIKKVDEALYQAKHNGRGRVEWAAS; encoded by the coding sequence ATGCTGAATTCAGAAAAGAATATTAATATAAATGCGCAGTCCTCCCGTTCCTGGATGAACCTTTTCCCCGCATTGCTGGTGATTATCGCCGTTTCCACATTGTGCGTTGTGATTTCAAAACCCTTAGCTTCATGGGACCTCATCTTCACCAACGCCGGGCTGTATATTGATCTGTTAGCCCTATTGTTCCTGGTGTTTATGCTATGGATTTCGGCAAAGGTCAGAATGAGCCATGTCGCGGTGAACTGGGTGCGCAACGGACTGCTGCTCTGGATAGCCGGCGGCACCTTTGATTTCATGGACGAAATATTTGTCCAGCCGAGATGGATGGGCTATTACTGCGAAGATCTGCTCCGCCTCTCCGGCATGCTGATGACGACCATCGGCATCTACAAAATTATCGAGCGTATTAACGTGCTGTATGTCGACGCGCGTTCTCAATCGTTAAAAGACGAGCTGACCCAACTGCCTAACCGGCGCTTTTTCATTGATACCATCCGGGAAAAACAGGGCCACCAGCTGGCGCTGATGATTCTGGACATCGATTTTTTCAAGAAGATCAATGATACCTACGGCCATCTGGTGGGCGATGAGGTGCTTTTCGCCTTGGGTAAACAGCTGGCAAAATTAACCAGCGATAAAATTCTGCCGTCCCGGATTGGTGGCGAAGAGTTCGCCATTATTGTTGACGGGATGTCGGCCGAAGAGGTGCGCGAGCTGGCGCAGTCGATTCTGGAGAATGTCCGCTCGATTCTGATTAATCGCGATTATCCGCTGTCGGTAAGCATTGGCGTCGGCATGCGTGAAAAAGATGAACCGCAGGATGTGTTTATTAAGAAGGTGGATGAGGCGCTCTACCAGGCTAAACATAACGGCCGTGGACGCGTGGAGTGGGCCGCATCCTGA
- a CDS encoding transporter substrate-binding domain-containing protein, producing the protein MKKLLIALAGAACLFTQITAAKADQLQDIEKRGVIRIAVPQDFPPFGSVGTDLQPQGYDIDMARYLASQMKLKLQLVPVTSANRVPYLQTDKVDLVISSLGKNAEREKVIDFSRAYAPFFLGVFGPKGAEVKEAAALSGKTIGVTRGAVEDMVLTGIAPKEAQIKRYEDNNTTLSAYLSGQVQYVATGNLVVAAIARQNPAKAPVPSFMLKDSPCVIGLKKNEPALKAKVDALIEQGLKDGTLNGLSEKWLKAPLPADFAA; encoded by the coding sequence ATGAAAAAACTGCTGATCGCTCTGGCCGGAGCCGCTTGTCTGTTCACGCAAATCACAGCGGCAAAAGCCGACCAGTTGCAGGATATCGAAAAGCGCGGCGTGATTCGCATCGCGGTGCCGCAGGATTTTCCGCCGTTCGGTTCAGTGGGAACCGATCTCCAGCCGCAGGGTTATGACATCGATATGGCGCGTTATCTTGCCAGTCAGATGAAGCTCAAACTGCAGCTGGTACCGGTGACCAGCGCCAACCGGGTGCCTTATCTGCAAACCGATAAAGTTGACCTGGTTATCTCCAGCCTCGGCAAGAACGCCGAGCGCGAGAAGGTGATTGATTTCAGCCGCGCCTATGCGCCGTTCTTCCTCGGCGTGTTTGGCCCGAAAGGGGCGGAGGTCAAAGAGGCGGCGGCGCTGAGCGGCAAAACCATCGGCGTGACTCGCGGTGCGGTGGAAGATATGGTGCTGACCGGTATCGCGCCGAAAGAGGCGCAGATTAAACGCTACGAAGACAACAACACCACGCTGTCGGCGTACCTCTCCGGCCAGGTGCAGTACGTGGCGACCGGGAACCTGGTGGTGGCGGCGATCGCCCGCCAGAATCCGGCGAAAGCGCCGGTGCCGAGCTTTATGCTGAAAGATTCGCCGTGCGTGATTGGTCTGAAAAAGAATGAACCGGCGCTGAAAGCCAAAGTGGATGCGCTGATTGAGCAGGGACTGAAAGACGGCACTCTGAACGGGCTGTCTGAGAAGTGGCTGAAAGCGCCGCTGCCCGCCGACTTTGCCGCATAA
- a CDS encoding PTS fructose-like transporter subunit IIB produces MDLKIVAVTACVSGVAHTYMAAERLQKVGHHEKWQIKIETQGALGIENKITPDDIARADVVLLVTDIEIDDAKRFCGHRTIKTSIKTFLLQPQHIAEAVKSIMKKPIVYLDIP; encoded by the coding sequence ATGGATCTCAAGATCGTTGCGGTTACGGCCTGCGTGAGCGGTGTGGCCCATACCTATATGGCGGCGGAACGTTTACAAAAAGTCGGCCACCATGAAAAGTGGCAGATCAAAATCGAAACCCAGGGGGCGCTGGGGATTGAGAATAAAATCACCCCTGACGATATTGCCCGGGCCGATGTCGTGCTGCTGGTCACGGATATTGAAATCGACGACGCAAAGCGCTTTTGCGGCCACCGCACGATTAAAACCAGCATCAAAACGTTTTTACTCCAGCCGCAGCATATCGCTGAAGCGGTAAAAAGCATCATGAAAAAACCGATCGTCTATTTAGATATCCCCTGA